CGGGATATACGGAATGGGCGGAGTGGGCAAGACGACGCTAGTGAATCACATACGCAAAGAAGTGAAGAAACAGAAACTTTTTAATATAGTTATAATGACAACCGTTACACACAACCCTGACTTGAAAAGGATTCAAGATGAAATTGCACAGAAACTGGGTTTGCTACGACTTCGACAATTGGATGATACATCCACCAGAGCCGCACTACTATCAGAGCGACTGAAGCAAGAGAAAAGGATTCTCGTGATTTTTGATGATGTCTGGACTAACGATCTAGATATATTGGCTGATGTGGGTATCCCTTATGGGAAAAACCACCACAAAGTATGCAAAGTTGTAATCACCACAAGAAGCCTTGAAGTATGTAATTCGCTGTTAAGTCCAAAAAATATCGAAGTCGGAGTCTTAACAGAAGAAGACTCATGGCTTCTGTTCAAGAAAAGCGCTGGTAACATGGACGATTCTTCCGCTCTACAAAGAGTGGCTGAAGAGATTGTTAAAGAATGTGGTGGTTTGCCTTTAGCACTTGTTACACTTGGTAGGGCATTGAGGAACAAGGACAAGCTTGTGTGGGATGATACCGTTCTTCAACTAAGAAGTTCGAACTTCACTTATATAAATGGAATGAATTCCAAAGTTTTTTCCTCGATAAGGCTGAGTTATGATCACCTgggaaacgaaataataaaaagATGCTTCCTATTTTGTAGCTTATTTCATGAAGACTGCCAAATAAACGTTGATAAATTGATGATATATGTTATGAGCGATCAGACTATAATGGAAGATCTTGAGACTATAAAGCAGGTGAGGGGTAGACTGCAAACAGTGCTGGACAAACTTATAGCTTCATGTTTGTTGCTATTAGATGCAAAGAAACATGATGGTACTATATATACTGTGAAGATGCATGACATTGTTCGAAGTGTGACCATAAAAATTGCATCAGAAGAGGACAATGGATTTTTCGTACTGGCAGATGTGGGTTTGAAAGACTGGCCAGAAAGGAGACTGTTGTCTGCTGCTAAATGCTTGCGACTGTCACTTATGGAGAATAAAATCAGTGCCCTACCAGACAACCCTGACCTCCCTCATCTCTTAAGCTTGTCACTGGAAAAGAATCGCTCATTGCAGAAGATCCCAGATAATTTTTTCCAAAGCATGATAGCTCTCGTCGCTCTTGACTTAAGCCATACCGGTATTTCTTCGTTACCTTCATCACTTTCTTTCCTTGTGAACCTCCTGTCGCTTCATTTAGATTGTTGCAACTTTTACAATAATCACACAAGTTTATCTGTAATTGGAAAACTGAAGAAACTTGAAATACTAAGTTCCGTAAACTGCTATATAATAAGATTGCCTGAAGAAATAGGGGGCTTGTCAAATCTGAAGTCATTAAATCTATCAGAGAATCACGAGCTTACCATTCCACCAAATGTGATACCAAGATTATCTCACTTGGAGGAACTGTACATGAAAGGAAGCTCGTGTCAGTGGGAAGTTGGGCAAACACGAAATGGAAGTAATGCTAGTCTAGATGAGATCACATCCTTGACTTGCTTGAACACTCTCCACCTGGATGCACGTAACAACAAAATGGTAAGCTTGTCCATATCCATGGGATGTAGCTGGCCTAGCAACAGGGACTATGTACCATATTATTGCAATATTTCATTGCACTTCGATTGTTATCTTTCGACATCAAAACTGTTTTACAACTCAATCAAAGTACTGTTGGCAAGATTAGATAATCTAATGCTGGTAAGTTGTACTGGCCCAAGTAGTATGGGGCAACTTGTTACAGATGTTGGCTTTCCTCATATGGCGTCTCTTTTTGTGGGAGAATGTCATCAAATGGAATACCTAGTGAGCATGGAGAAGAACCCAGTAATTATGTTCAGTGCACTAGAAAAACTATATTTGCATTCGCTGAGTAATTTGAAATCGATTCTTCATGGCTCAACGCCATCAGGATTCTTCAACAAGTTAAACCTATTGCAACTGCAGAAATGCAAAGAGTTGGATAGCATCTTTCACTCTGATGTATTTGTGAAGCTAAAGAATCTAAGAGTACTCCGAGTGGAAGAATGTCGCAAGTTGAAAGAAGTATTCTGCTTGGAAGTTGTTGATAGAAGAAGCCTTGACGAGGATGCACATGTTGTCACTTATCCTAGGTTAGAAGAAATGTATTTGATAGAACTTCCAGAGCTCACGACTATATGGAAAGGGGTATGTCCAGCTGAAAGCCTCCAAATGCTAAAAGTATTGGAAGTGGAGGCATGTTATGAGCTGAAACATCTCTTCTCTGCAGCAATGTTACTTTCACTTCGAAAGTTGGAGAAGCTCAAGATTTCTAGATGCAGTGGCATGGTGACAATTGTAGAATCATTAAAGCATGATGAACAAGACTTGGCGTTACTGGATATAGACAAAGATTCAAGTCAGATCCCTCCTCACTACCTCCGTGATACTTGTCAGACACCTGATGAAACAGTCTTCCCTAACCTCAGGGAACTCATTGTGGATAGGTGCCACAGCATGGAGCATCTCTTAACTATCAGACTGTTACTGGTTCATGGAGGTCTAccaaaactaatttttttttgtgtgagCTATTGCAACCAAATGGAGGTTATATTTTATGAAGATGGCTATAAGAAGACAGGTGGCATAACAAATGCAGATGTGCCACTATCTCACTTAACGCAGCTTCATCTAGTTCGGCTACCAAAGCTTTCAACTTTTCAGCAGCCAGAGGAGAAGTCAAGGATTTTGGTTTGGCCAACTTTAGAAGTTCTGAAAGTTGACAGGTGTAAGAATCTTAAAAGACTCCCATTGAGTAATCACAACAATATCCCACCTAAACTGAAAGTGATTCTTGGAGATAGTCAAGGATGGTTTGATGAAGAGCTCCAATGGGACGAAGATAACGATAAAAGTTTGAAGGCTCGCCTACAACCCCTATTCAAGGTAAATATCGTTCACTCCTTATAAGAAATTCATGCATACActattttttttagagttttagtTGTTTATTTGGTTGATAGATCATCATATTTACATTCTACCAAatattgtttcttctttttgcagGTATACTAAATGATACACGCAGAAGATAAAGGTTCATTTGATAACAAAGCACCAGAAATAACAGCACCAGATGAGCTGGTCCCAACTCTTAAATGATAGTGTGTACTCctatgttttgtttatttatagaAATTATACATAACTTCTGTAATATTAATGAATACCAGGTACATAAGGTGTACCCGCCGAAGTCACAAAGCATTTGTTTCTTTGATTTGATGCTTCTCCTGTTGTACGATAGATATTTGTGACTTACAGTTAAAATGATTCCCTTTTCATGTAAAGTTAAAACCAATAATAAACAATGTTTACTACCGTTCTGCTGTTTGAATATTTATGGTCTAACTATAGAACACTCCTTTGAAACAGTGGTTAGACCACAAACTATGGTTCATTAGACCTGGTTTTCTTTTTTCCAATTCTGTACACAATAAAATAGAACAATTTAATCAAGAAAAGGATGTAACTACTCACAGGTATGCTTAAACTTGAAGAACGGCAATCAGCGATGGAGGTATACATGAATCTACCACGTCCTTGGGTATCTCCATATGCTTACAGAAAAACATCATCCATAATATTGATTTCAAGGCCTGAAAAAATCGGTGCTAACATTATTAATCAATAATCATGGAAATGAAGTGCATCCAAAGAACTCAAATATGGCTATGAGGATATATCACCATGAACAAACGGAAAAAATCTTAAGAGATTGCTCTTTTTTCTAAGTCGTTTTCTAGTAAAGGACATGTGACTGGGCCATTCTGACCAAAGTAATAAAACCCAGGAAACCAAGAGGTACTTCCATGATTCATATAATTTGCCCTGAAATTGGGTTCATGTGATTCTAAATATACGAAcctctgatgtcgggtcaggagCTCCTTTCAGATGTTCATGATTCTCCCCACATGTTTCCGTGGTTATCCGCACATATTGACCCATGTACTGCACATAATATGAACCATTACTTTCTAGTCTCAAAGataatattttttattagctGAACCTATACCTGTGATAAAATATTGAGGAAGGTGACTTGTCTAGCAgaagaagaaacatacctgaacATACTCCATCAGATAGGAGGGATGAAACTGCCTGAGGAACGTTCCGAGACCGATGACCTAAAAGCGAAGCAAGTACTCATAAGCAATAGAATCCACAAAAAACTCTTAATCACGAGTATCATTAACTTTGCCTGAGCAAAACAACTAATAAGAAGGCAATTTAAGAATAAATATGAGAACCTGACATCGCGCACAGGACCTTGATGAACTAGTTCCTACCTATCGAAGGGGCAAACGTAACAACCTAAAAGTGGCTTGTGTAAATTGAATCAGGGTAATTTAGTCAAGTGAGCATTTTTATCTAAGCCAAGGACCACATTTCCAATGTTGACGACAAACCAAAATGCAGAATCCATCACACACTCGATATAAGAAAAATTCAAATATTGCACGGTGACTTGAATGTGTTAGCAACACTGCCATGTACACTTTAGTCGATAAAGTTTATAGGTTGAACAACCAGAAAAGAGAATCATCAATATAATATTAAACTTACTACAGGAGAAAAATCGAGTGAGACCGTCTTCAAATGACTTGTTAGAGTACCCAAGTGAGTATTCAGCACGTACCGCGGCAACTGCAAACAGAGAAAATAAGTGGAATTGATGGTGAGAAGTTGAAAGATAATGCATATAGAAAATATTATCTAGGACCAGTAACCAGGtcataaataaaaattttaaaaaaactgACATCACACATGTTGAAAATTTCAGCTTCAAAAGTACATTTCAAGCAGATATCTTAAGTTGACAGTATTCCATTACGGATTTATAAAGAATAACCATCAATTTGCTTCCAAGAGGTGGTCCACCAGCACACGTTCACAATACTACTATCATAAATGCCAGACTGGTTTACCCAGATTCCAATACTAGTAAGGTCCAAATTGCGAATGACTATGTTGTACTACTATGTGTCTACCATATTCAGATAACTGAATTCATGCCAGAAGGGAAGATAATGAGGTTACCTGTGAGATTGTTACCATGGACGCACATCTACCCAGAAAATGAGGGGGGTCTTCGATAAGGTACGTTGTCCGAAGAGGGACGCAAAAGCCACAAAGGGCTCCCTGCTTGCTCAACTCGTGAAGAAAATGTTCTGTTGTTGCACAATTCTCCTTGTCATTGCCCTGTTTTACTTGCAATTAAAGTCAATGAACTGGAAATGCTCATATACGTAGATTTGTCCACTCTAGCTTTTTCACCAACTTACCATCAACATCTTGTCCCTTTGAGAGGAAACTACAGTAAATATACCATCAAGAGCTGGACACACAGCCCGTGCTTTAACCTTTTAAAAGAAAATTGGATTATCAGCAAAAATGGATATTGCAGAAGAGGGAACTCAGAGGTCTTCGTCACAAACTCTGGTACTTCCTACAATAATTACTGCCTACAAACTAATCTAACACACAGTCCACTGAATATTAGCATATGTTTCTACTTAATTACCTTACATGCAGAGTTAAGCTTTAAGTTGATCAGACATCGCAGTATTTGCAGTTGGCCAATACAAGCCAAAGATTCAACCCATGGCTCCCATGACATGCCCGGCAACTTAGCCTAAACCACAGAAAGACTTCCTATATCAGCTATAAAAATTTCATTAAAGCATTGTTACAAAATCAGAGGATTTTCACTAATAGTAGATAtatcaaattaaaagaaaaaaatacaatgaATAACTTTATGCAGGAATcaaaaatcagcaatttcataccaTTAACTGATAAGAAGACCATCTCAATAAAGGTAGAGATGATGGAGGACCTAAAGCAGTATTCAACATTTCTATCTGTTCCAAGCATCTTGCATCCATCTGCATGCAATCATTCACTAACTTGAGGACTCAGAAGAGAAGAGTTCTATACGGTATCATAATTGTGCTGATCTTCTTGTTTATGTTTAGTTGGCAATGTGCAGAacaataatatgtttcaatctctTCAAAATATTGAAACAATTATCTTCCACATTCTCATCACTATTACTAGCGGTTCCAGATAAATTGACTCTCACTTTATTCACATAAGATTTGAGGACATTTCAAGTTAATTCTTATAATTCTCACCAGAATTTTCAAACCCTTGAATGCAAGCTTCAAGTTCTCCGTGATAATTTTAACTAATAAAGAATCCAAGCTGGCCATTCCAACAGGTCCTACACTGAAGAAACACAATCTTTTCTCAAAGAGAAACATATTTTTCTGGATTTGTTAAAATAAATGAGTGCTAATTTATCTTCTGAACAGAAGTATATTTAAGCCTAAGTGTCAACACTGACCACAAActagagaagaccaagaagggaAATCTCCTCGACCATAAAAAGAAGTCCTAACAAGATTGCACTTTGTCAGAAGGGTTGAACCTTTTCGTCTTTGGTGTTGATATAATACAAGTGAAACAACAAATCAAATTAGTTCAAATGGAACTCATGTCAGCTCAGCATACCATGATCACTAGTCGTGATGGCTACTAAACTATGGTGATCTAAGATTCCCAGATTTTGACCTTATATATCAAACATCAAAGTTGAAAGCTAGAGAAAAATTGCAGTTATACCATGATTCCAATAGCTCAAAGAAACGCAAGCCCAGTAATTCACATCCTTCTGCATCAAACCTGAAGTCAAAGATCCATAATAAAGTGAATCAACAAGCAAAAATTTCTTCAAATATCCACAACAAAGTGAATCAACTGGCCAAAATTTCTTTAGTATGGTAACAAGGTACAATTCTTTTCAGGCATCCAGCAACCCTGTAGCTACAAATTTAACAAGCCTACAGGGAAATCCAAGAACTCTCTGGAAAGTTAGCTGGACCCGAATGTAACAGAGGTATTACAGCACACTggcatttttcaattttttattgacAGGAGCATACTCAGACTTTCTAACAAATAAGCTGTTAGGGaaattcaccaaaaaaaaaaaaaaagtttattgaaGGTATGCTGTCTCCAAAAATAGAGATGGAAACTCACCAACCACTCATAGGCTCTATATACATCGATAGAGAAGGCTTTGTTAGCTTCAGGATTTGGCTCAGTAGATCGCCTGCAAACATTAAGAAGGGTTCCAAGTCGACAAGACAAAGTTAGTTAGACTTTTTACATGGACAACAAAAATATGCCCACTTTTAATGTTGCAGACTCAGATCATTTGAATTCAGTCCAACATTTAAGCTTTAAACGGCTGCATCAAACAGAATTTTTACCTAAAAATGTCTGTGCATTTGAGAACTCGTTCATTTCTACAGGCACAATGACAGCTGAATTTTTCTCTCGTCGACTTACAAAATCATCATATTCCTTGAGTAATAAAAAGCGAAAATAAACTTCAATAAGTAGTCATTTTTCAATTAGAAACGTCAAACCAAGGAATAAACTACAAATTTATAATAAGTCCCAACTCACTTTCTGAGCAGAGTGCTTCAAAAAGCAGGAAAACTCTTCCTCCCAAAGACGAGTTCCTTGTATATCCATTAGATCCTAAAGATAATAGAACACAATACTTAATCCGATTAGCACTTGAGACTCATGAAGCGTGATAACCATAAAAGGGAAGTGGTTCCTACTAACAGAATGTACAGATAGAAAAATTCAAACATTATATCAAGAGTTGAGGAACATTAGAAACACAGTTTAAGAAAAATTATGACCTGAAGGCACTCCATGACATGCAATTGTGAAAGAAAATATGTTGTTAATTTCTGCAAGTTCTTTTCCAATTCTTCCAGTCCACCTGTAGAAAGTCATGGCAACACTTAAAGCTTAAGTAAGGATAAGGACGCCAAAATCTCTTCACTTCAACAAATATCAGATAGATTATAAGAATAACAATTTATAACCAATTTTTTTAAATGCTTGGCTTTCAAGTTAACAAAATCAATTGGAATATGGGAAAGAATCATGATATCACAATCCTGTAGAGGTACCAAATATAAGCATGAGTCCAAGTAAGTACTCTATCTagctgaagaagaaatgcaaTACCATTACGATACACAAGGAAGGACTTTGACGCCTCCTTAAATCTTTTGAAAAGCTCCTTCCGGAGTTTGTCCTCTATCCAGTTTTTCACACTCTGGATTGCAAAATAATAACGGGAAGACATGTAAGAGGAACAAAATGAATTACAGAGAAAAGTAATAAGGAAGAAACTAGGATATAGATTAAGAAACAGTGGTCAGAGGACAAAAGCAGAACGAAGACGCCTCAGAGGAATATACCAGGTCCATGAGCCCAAAGGGAGCTCCAGAGATTCTTTTTATTCCCTGCATCGACATTAGCAGAGTTCAGATAAAGAAGAATCaatggaatatgtgtgtttgtgtcgtTTTTTGTCGATAGAATTTTCCACATAAACCATATGTCAACCCAGACCTGAGAGATTATGGATATTTGAGCAAGTGCCTTTGTTAAATGATACTGCGAACCTGGCTACAGCACCAGAAATATATATAAGCTTTCTGAGGGTAATTAAtaggatataaaaaatcataatgataaagACTTGCCACAAAATCAACAAAATGGACTATCCATTAGATCTAACATTCTCTATTGCCATTAACCAGCATATTCTGGGTACAAGCATCACAATCTCATTGGAACTACAATTCTACATTTGTAACCAATTTGACAGTAGTAATCTGTTGGGATAAAAGCACATCTCACATTTTTTACAAGTTCTTACTTCTTACCTTTTGAAAATTCTGAACATTATCTGTTCCTATTCGTCTTTCTAGGCAGTTCGGACGTAGCGTAGAAACTACATCATCACTAAGTATTGTAAACAGCATTACCTACAAGGAGAAAAACAGTAAGACAACAAGATGCTCATGCCACAGGAGAAACTGAATAGAAAATACAAAGTATTCATAGTTGAATTCAGTAACATTATTTTACACATGTAATCCTTTAAAAATTCTTTCCTAATACTTGAAAAAAATAATCCTTTTATTCCGAAACCACTGTGGAAGTTTTCCACAAAACCATTTACCGAAATTATACTAAATGAAACAACAAGAAAATAACACCGATtgggagaaaaaagaaaaaaaaaacattatactTGTTAGTGCTTGGCGTTAAAGATTAGTAGATTACTCACCGGTATGATCTCTAATATAGCAGTTATATGCGCCACATACTCAGAGGAGTAGTAAGCAGAGACAAATGGAAGGTCAGGACTGC
The nucleotide sequence above comes from Papaver somniferum cultivar HN1 chromosome 8, ASM357369v1, whole genome shotgun sequence. Encoded proteins:
- the LOC113302325 gene encoding probable disease resistance protein At4g27220; this translates as MESLIGPVVEVFTSLAITPSIRQIGYCIHHKKNMEKFKIKMEDLNNMKTDIQTRVIAAEKNLESIRKVIKAWLRRVDKEIIQDETTIGLMKLLNGEDAEIFNHNQCCCSSHSRRKIGRAAEKKIETIDEFLNEAKSFSYDVSHHSPPDVKPFTPKGTEDIADLASRESTMNQVMTALKDEGTYSVGIYGMGGVGKTTLVNHIRKEVKKQKLFNIVIMTTVTHNPDLKRIQDEIAQKLGLLRLRQLDDTSTRAALLSERLKQEKRILVIFDDVWTNDLDILADVGIPYGKNHHKVCKVVITTRSLEVCNSLLSPKNIEVGVLTEEDSWLLFKKSAGNMDDSSALQRVAEEIVKECGGLPLALVTLGRALRNKDKLVWDDTVLQLRSSNFTYINGMNSKVFSSIRLSYDHLGNEIIKRCFLFCSLFHEDCQINVDKLMIYVMSDQTIMEDLETIKQVRGRLQTVLDKLIASCLLLLDAKKHDGTIYTVKMHDIVRSVTIKIASEEDNGFFVLADVGLKDWPERRLLSAAKCLRLSLMENKISALPDNPDLPHLLSLSLEKNRSLQKIPDNFFQSMIALVALDLSHTGISSLPSSLSFLVNLLSLHLDCCNFYNNHTSLSVIGKLKKLEILSSVNCYIIRLPEEIGGLSNLKSLNLSENHELTIPPNVIPRLSHLEELYMKGSSCQWEVGQTRNGSNASLDEITSLTCLNTLHLDARNNKMVSLSISMGCSWPSNRDYVPYYCNISLHFDCYLSTSKLFYNSIKVLLARLDNLMLVSCTGPSSMGQLVTDVGFPHMASLFVGECHQMEYLVSMEKNPVIMFSALEKLYLHSLSNLKSILHGSTPSGFFNKLNLLQLQKCKELDSIFHSDVFVKLKNLRVLRVEECRKLKEVFCLEVVDRRSLDEDAHVVTYPRLEEMYLIELPELTTIWKGVCPAESLQMLKVLEVEACYELKHLFSAAMLLSLRKLEKLKISRCSGMVTIVESLKHDEQDLALLDIDKDSSQIPPHYLRDTCQTPDETVFPNLRELIVDRCHSMEHLLTIRLLLVHGGLPKLIFFCVSYCNQMEVIFYEDGYKKTGGITNADVPLSHLTQLHLVRLPKLSTFQQPEEKSRILVWPTLEVLKVDRCKNLKRLPLSNHNNIPPKLKVILGDSQGWFDEELQWDEDNDKSLKARLQPLFKVY